From one Mytilus edulis chromosome 1, xbMytEdul2.2, whole genome shotgun sequence genomic stretch:
- the LOC139490169 gene encoding integrase/recombinase xerD homolog — MEEYLLHSHSSNTNSKYFYSFKRWEQFISKEGGKSIPASPIHVALYLTHLLDKGSSKSVVQSAVYGIKWAHNIQGIQDPTANSFVVNLMEAAKRQPHRPRVKKDHITVDVLINLCSKYKDCNDLLVIRDLTMIILCFAGFLRYDEISSIRCKDIVFKDDHFLIKIFKSKTDQYRLGDEIVICKGESIACPYLLLKKYFQLAMINSESENFLFRPIFRSKQVCSLIYKNKRLSYTRARECIVSRLKSICPDLNIGLHSLRAGGATAAANSDVNERCWKRHGRWKSDTAKDGYVADSLDHRLQVTKKLGL, encoded by the coding sequence ATGGAAGAGTACTTGTTACATTCACATAGCAGCAACAccaatagtaaatatttttattcttttaaacgTTGGGAACAGTTTATATCTAAAGAAGGAGGAAAATCTATTCCCGCTTCTCCAATTCACGTCGCTTTATATTTAACTCATTTACTGGATAAAGGATCGTCAAAAAGTGTAGTGCAATCTGCCGTTTACGGGATCAAGTGGGCGCATAACATTCAAGGAATTCAAGATCCGACAGCAAATTCTTTCGTTGTGAATTTAATGGAAGCTGCAAAACGACAACCACACAGACCGAGAGTGAAAAAAGATCACATTACcgtagatgttttgataaatttatgtTCTAAGTACAAAGATTGTAATGATTTACTTGTTATACGGGATTTAACTatgattattttatgttttgctgGTTTTCTTCGTTATGATGAAATAAGCAGTATTCGTTGTAAGGATATAGTTTTCAAAGATGATCATTTTTTAATCAAGATATTTAAGAGTAAAACTGACCAATATAGATTAGGTGACGAAATTGTCATTTGTAAAGGAGAGTCAATTGCTTGTCcatatttattattgaaaaagtATTTTCAATTAGCTATGATTAATTCTGAATCAGAAAACTTTTTATTTAGACCAATTTTCAGATCAAAACAAGTTTgttcattaatatataaaaataaacggTTAAGCTATACCAGAGCTAGAGAATGTATAGTTTCTAGGTTAAAAAGTATTTGTCCTGATTTAAACATTGGTTTGCATTCCTTGAGAGCAGGTGGGGCTACTGCAGCCGCCAATTCAGATGTTAACGAACGTTGTTGGAAACGACACGGTCGGTGGAAAAGCGACACTGCTAAAGATGGTTACGTGGCCGATTCACTTGATCATCGGCTTCAGGTTACGAAAAAACTTGGTT